The bacterium nucleotide sequence TGGAAGCGGGACAGCGCGTTGCGCTCGATCGCCTCCAGCGTCCGCTCCAGCGGCTGGTCGCCGTAGGTGTAGAAGTACGCGTTGCTCGGGTGATAGTGCACGGCGTGGAATCGCCGAAGCTGCTCCCACGTCAGGTTCGGGATGTCCTCGGGGTCACCGCCGGAGACGTGGGCGTAGGTCAGGTCGGGAAAGAGCGAGCGGCCGATTCCGCGCTGGACGGCCGCCTGCGGCGACGCGAGGGCGCCCTTCATCTCGTTGAAGACCACCCCTCTGTAGCGCAGGCCGCTGGTCACGTCCTGGGGGTCTTCGAACTCGAAGCGGATGCCCTCCTGCTTGAACGAGTCCTCGGACAGACGCGGAAAGAACGTGGCGTCCAGGTACACGTCGAGGAGGTTCATGAAGTCCTTGGCGTTGCGCGAGCTGAACAGGTACATCGTCCAATCCGCCGCCGTCAGCGCGTTCATGAACGTGGCGAGGGAGCGCCGGCTCATGCTGAAGAACGGGTCGCGGACGGGGTACCGCTGCGAGCCCGCCAGAACGACGTGCTCGAGGATGTGCGCAACCCCGGTCGAGTCCTTCGGCACAGTCGGGAAGAAGACGGCGAAGGCGTTGTTGTCGTCAGGACATTCGACGTGGATGTGCCGCGCGCCGGTGCGCTCGTGCACGAGTTCCAGGTAGCTGCCCTCGAGCCGTTCGAGGCGCTCGCGACGCCGGATCGTGTATCCGCCCAATGTCCCGACGTCGCGCGTGGTGGTCCTTGCCATCGATGCTGCGTGATTGAGTCTAAGTGGCTGGGAGCCGGCGCCGTCCGGGGCTACGCTTAACTGATGGTGTTCACGGATGGCGAGCTCGAGTTCTTGGGCTCACAGCGGATCGGACGCTTCGCCACGGTCGGCCCGTCGGGGTGGCCCCACGTCGTGCCGGTCATGTACACGGTGAACGAGTCCGGGGCGCTGGAATTCGACGTCGATGGAGTCAAGCTTCGCAACGTGCTGGCGGAGCCACGAGCGGCCATGGTCGTCGATGCGATGGGACCCAAGCGGGGAATCGCGCTGCAGGGTCGGGTCGAGCTGATCGGCCCCGAACGGGCGCGCCTGTCGCCGGTCCACAAGTTCAGCTGGGGGCTGTGAGCCGCCGGTTGACCGTCTCCCTTGGCGTTGCTCTGGTGGTCGTCGGCGTCGCCTGTGGTGGGTCGGGTCCAGAGCTCCCCGCGCGAACTCCCGGGCCCGCGGGCGCGGCGTCGCCGGGTCTGGCGGCGGACTGGGCCGAGTACCACCACGACGCGGCTCGCAGCGGGGTCGGACCGGCCTCACCCGCGCTGAGCTCGGCCTCGTCGCCACCGCGGGTCGCCTGGACCACCGGCCTCGACGGTGACGTTTACGCCTCACCTCTGATCGTGGCCGGCCACGTGCTCGTGGCGACGGAGAACAACACCGTCTACTCGCTCGATCTGTTCAGCGGTGCGGTGGTGTGGAAGGTTCATCTGGGCGAGCCCGTCAACGCTGCTTCGCTCCAGTGCGGCGACATCGGGCCGGTGACCGGGATCACCGGCACGCCCGCCGCCGACGCCGGCGCGGGCCGGCTCTACGTCGTCGCCTTCCTTCGCAGCCACCACCACATGCTCTTCACGCTGAGCCTCGCGGACGGCTCGACCGTCGCGCAGCGTGACATCGACCCGGCCGGATCCGACCCGGCGGTGCAGCAGCAGCGCGGAGCCCTGGCCCTCGGTTCGGGTTACGTCTACATTCCGCTGGGCGGGCTGTTCGGGGATTGCGGCCAGTACAACGGATACCTGGAAGCCGTGCCGGTCGGCGGCGGGCCGGCGTTGTCCTACCGCGTCCCGAGCGCGCGCGGGGCTGGTGTCTGGGACCCGGCGGGAGCGACGATCGCGCCGTCCGGCTCGGTCTACATCGTCACCGGCAATGGCGCCTCTCGGTCCAGCTTCGACTACAGCAACTCGGTGGTCGAGCTGTCCGCTGATCTCCAGCACGTGCAGTCGTACTTTGCCCCCGCCGATTGGATCTCGCTGAACGCCGGCGACACCGACCTCGGTTCGGTGGGCGCGACGCTGCTGCCGTCACCGGGTGTCGTGCTGGCCATCGGCAAGCAGGGTGTCGCGTACCTGCTGACGGCGGATCGGCTCGGCGGCATCGGCGGGCAGATCGCGAGCCGGCCGGTCTGTTCGGGTGCTTTCGGGGGCACGGCGTGGTCGAAAGACACCGTCTACGTCCCGTGCTCCGACGGGCTGTACGCGCTCACGGTCAGGACCACCTCGATCGACGTCATCTGGCACGCCAGTCACCCGTCGCTCGGATCGCCGGTCCTTGCCGCGGGCGACGTGTGGGCCATCGAGCCGGGGTCGGGAAGGCTGTACGCGCTCGACCCCGAGTCCGGTGACGTCGTCTACTCGACGGCGCTCGGCTCCGCGCAACACTTCAGCACGCCGGCCGCCACGGAGGGCTTCATCGTCGCGCCGGCGGGCGACAAGATCGTCACGGTCGCCACCGCCGCCTAACCCTGGATCGCACGCAGGAGGTTCGCCATCTCGATCGCGGCCTCGGCGGCGTCGGCGCCTTTGTTGTGCTTCGGACCGGAGCGTGCCAGGGCTTGCTCCCTGTCCTCCGTCGTCAGCACCCCGAACGCCACCGGCACGCCGGTGTCCAGCTGGACCTGCATGATGCCGGCCGCCGCCTGGTCCGCCACGACCTCGAAGTGATAGGTCTCCCCCCGGATCACGCAGCCCAGGCACACGATCGCGTCGTGACCGCCCCGCTCCGCGAGCGCCAGCGCGGTGACCGGCAGCTCCAGCGACCCCGGGACCCAGAACACGTCGGGGTCTTCCACCCCGTGCCCTTGCAGCGAATCCAAGGCACCTCGCAGGAGGCGCTTCGACACCTCTTCGTTGAACCGTGAGGCGACGACCGCAATCCGCAGGTCGGCTCCGCTCAGGTCTGGACTGGCGCCTTTCTCACCCATGCGTATCGCCGGAGGCGCGGCGGAAAATCGCCGGATGAGCCCGCGGGGTGCCGCGGGCGCCACGCGGCGTCGCCCCTGGCATCGGCGTCGAACCTTCGAGACGGATCACTAGAGCAGGTGACCAAGTTTGTCTTTCTTGGTCTTGAGATAGCGCTCGTTATGAGGGTTGGAGGGGATGCGAATCGGCACCCGCTCCACCACCTCCAGGCCGAAACCCTCCAGCCCGTAGATCTTCTTGGGGTTGTTGGTCAGCAACCGGATCTTGCGCACGCCCAGGTCGTAGATGATCTGGCTGCCGATCCCGTAGTCGCGCTTGTCGGCCGGGTGCCCCAGAGCCTCGTTGGCCTCGACCGTGTCCAGCCCGCGGTCCTGCAGGTTGTAGGCATGCAGCTTGTCGAGAAGGCCGATGCCTCGACCCTCCTGGTGCCGGATGTACAGGATCACGCCTGTGCCGGCGGCGGCGATCATGTCCATGGCCGCGTGCAGCTGCGCGCCACAATCGCACCGTAGGCTGCCGAAGATATCTCCGGTCAGGCACTCGGAGTGCGCGCGCAGGAGCACGGGTTTTTGCGAGTCGATCTGACCCAGGACCAGGGCGAGGTGATTCTCGTGCCGCAGTATGTCCTCATACGCGAAGAGCTTCCACTGGAGAGGGTGTCCATCGCCGAGGGGAAGCGTCGCCTCGACGCGCCGCGCGATCAACTTCTCGTTGCGCCGGCGGTAGGCGATCATCTGCTCGACCGTGATCAGCTTGATGTCGTGCTCGGTGGCGAACCGCTCGAGATCGGGCATCCGCGCCATCGTCCCGTCGGCCTTCATGAGCTCGGTGATCACGCCGGCGGGATAGAGGCCCGCCAGGATGGCCAGATCGACTGAGGCCTCGGTCTGGCCGGCGCGGGTGAGCACGCCGCCCTCGGCCGCCCGCAGCGGGAAGGTGTGCCCCGGCATCGAGAAGTCGGACGCCCTGGCGGCGGGGTCCAGGACCTTGCGGATGGTG carries:
- a CDS encoding PPOX class F420-dependent oxidoreductase → MVFTDGELEFLGSQRIGRFATVGPSGWPHVVPVMYTVNESGALEFDVDGVKLRNVLAEPRAAMVVDAMGPKRGIALQGRVELIGPERARLSPVHKFSWGL
- a CDS encoding 6,7-dimethyl-8-ribityllumazine synthase, translating into MGEKGASPDLSGADLRIAVVASRFNEEVSKRLLRGALDSLQGHGVEDPDVFWVPGSLELPVTALALAERGGHDAIVCLGCVIRGETYHFEVVADQAAAGIMQVQLDTGVPVAFGVLTTEDREQALARSGPKHNKGADAAEAAIEMANLLRAIQG
- a CDS encoding bifunctional 3,4-dihydroxy-2-butanone-4-phosphate synthase/GTP cyclohydrolase II; protein product: MGLATVPEAIADFEAGKFVIIVDDEDRENEGDLVVAAQLITPEHISFMTRHGSGLVCMPIIARRLDELGIAPMVERNTSRLGTAFSVSIDAKDNVTTGASAYDRAATIRKVLDPAARASDFSMPGHTFPLRAAEGGVLTRAGQTEASVDLAILAGLYPAGVITELMKADGTMARMPDLERFATEHDIKLITVEQMIAYRRRNEKLIARRVEATLPLGDGHPLQWKLFAYEDILRHENHLALVLGQIDSQKPVLLRAHSECLTGDIFGSLRCDCGAQLHAAMDMIAAAGTGVILYIRHQEGRGIGLLDKLHAYNLQDRGLDTVEANEALGHPADKRDYGIGSQIIYDLGVRKIRLLTNNPKKIYGLEGFGLEVVERVPIRIPSNPHNERYLKTKKDKLGHLL